A single Armatimonadia bacterium DNA region contains:
- a CDS encoding LamG-like jellyroll fold domain-containing protein: protein MHPLVTPVLALAGCLLLSLPLTAQELSEPFRQAYTGDDATGKHVRALWQFDGDTPGKDMSGKGNDLTLRGAQFVPGGLLGGGLESFCGWPVEDKPHYASARNNPALCPTGAFSVELWVKPKAEIKGYPEAFLLDKKYVDNTDYQLTLGPDDGAGSRTIIMRLGFGTDTGTCASLPVKFPPDQWRHIAFTYDGNGTGCFYVDGGAAGSTYLPGRKGIAPGKKDLVLGDRIGSYFHGFPGILDQVRLCDGVLEFRPLALSLTSLRKTFVRMEPGADLAFAVKNLQRLPVKDASVTLTLGNFAPQKMTLAEIAPGAVQTVSYALDTSLRPDTYKLAAEVDVPGDTPLHSRDEFTLTLVPRPMPHTMPVVMWGAGLGEVDRLKDIGFTHAIGVPIDLAAVWEAGKPIVSGKPEDRARVYADLDRALAAGVGAVASLSPGSWARSKTEVQRVDRTGKALDRPDVCASLPQVRDFCYNVGASMAQTYGSHPDLTTALIHTEVRSDSAPCFHESDREAFRKFAGYDIPAEAGNRWGVKYTDLKDFPADRVIPDDYPLYVYYKWLWKQGDGWNDLHTAVDAGLKSTGRKDLWTFHDPAVRVQSVYGSGGNVDVLSHWTYSYPDPIRIGLCTDELFCMAQGASRPDQQVMKMTQIIWYRAQTAPEPGEQAQAQTATFNDQDTRPTGTGRVDAQGRYQASWEREIPDARFITIAPMHLREAFWTKMARPIQGIMYHGWQSLVPVEGSTSSYCYTHPETKNELRRLVRSVVEPLGPALMQVPDRPSDVAFLESFASQNFAQRGTYGWNGGWAGDAYLILMYAQLQPKIVYDETVQKEGLDGYKVLVAVDCDVLTRSVVDKIKAFQARGGLLLGDENLCPALKPDLLLPRHDRPKEADKGRGLNLQAAADLRKALDARYSRHADSSAPDVITRVRQYGATDYLFAVNDLREFGDYVGHHGLVMENGLPTSSTLTLARGGHVYDLLARREITARLAEGNLTIAADFGPCEGRVYMVTSQALSAVSVEAPAEAKPGDEVTFKAAVLGEDGKPLDAVVPVRLDILDPHGRAAEFSGYYGAKDGQVQVTARLAPNDVPGLWRIHVEELASGLTRDAYMRVSR from the coding sequence ATGCATCCCCTTGTGACCCCAGTTCTCGCCCTTGCAGGCTGCCTTCTGCTTTCGCTTCCCCTCACCGCCCAAGAGCTCTCCGAGCCCTTCCGACAAGCCTACACCGGGGACGATGCGACCGGCAAGCATGTCCGCGCTCTGTGGCAGTTCGACGGCGATACACCGGGCAAGGACATGTCCGGTAAGGGCAATGACCTGACCTTGCGCGGCGCTCAGTTCGTTCCCGGAGGGCTCCTCGGCGGCGGCCTCGAGTCCTTCTGCGGTTGGCCGGTTGAAGACAAGCCTCACTACGCCTCGGCCCGTAACAACCCGGCGCTCTGCCCCACCGGGGCCTTCTCTGTCGAGCTCTGGGTCAAGCCCAAGGCCGAGATCAAGGGCTATCCCGAGGCCTTCCTGCTCGACAAGAAGTACGTCGACAACACGGACTACCAGCTCACCCTCGGGCCGGATGACGGGGCCGGGTCTCGGACCATCATCATGCGTCTGGGCTTCGGCACCGACACGGGGACCTGCGCCTCTCTCCCCGTCAAGTTCCCGCCGGACCAGTGGCGGCATATCGCCTTCACCTATGACGGCAACGGGACAGGCTGCTTCTATGTCGATGGCGGCGCAGCCGGCAGCACCTACCTCCCCGGTCGCAAGGGCATCGCGCCCGGCAAGAAGGACCTGGTCCTCGGCGACCGTATCGGTAGCTACTTCCACGGCTTCCCCGGCATCCTCGACCAGGTGCGCCTCTGCGACGGTGTGCTGGAGTTCCGTCCGCTGGCCCTTTCCCTAACCTCCCTGCGGAAGACCTTCGTGAGGATGGAGCCGGGTGCCGACCTGGCCTTCGCGGTGAAGAACCTGCAGCGCCTGCCGGTGAAGGACGCTTCGGTCACGCTGACGCTGGGCAACTTCGCGCCGCAGAAGATGACACTGGCCGAGATCGCACCCGGTGCCGTGCAGACGGTGTCCTACGCTCTGGACACGTCGCTGCGACCGGACACCTACAAGCTTGCAGCCGAGGTGGACGTCCCCGGAGACACGCCACTGCACAGCCGCGACGAGTTCACCCTTACCCTTGTGCCTCGCCCGATGCCGCACACGATGCCCGTCGTCATGTGGGGCGCAGGCCTGGGCGAGGTCGACCGCCTCAAGGATATCGGCTTCACCCATGCCATCGGTGTTCCCATCGACCTCGCGGCCGTCTGGGAGGCAGGCAAGCCGATTGTCTCCGGCAAGCCCGAGGACCGCGCAAGGGTCTACGCCGATCTCGACCGAGCCCTTGCTGCAGGCGTCGGCGCTGTGGCGAGTCTTTCGCCGGGGAGCTGGGCGCGTAGCAAGACCGAGGTGCAGCGCGTTGACCGAACCGGCAAAGCCCTGGACCGTCCCGATGTATGCGCTAGCCTGCCCCAGGTCCGCGACTTCTGCTACAACGTCGGCGCCTCGATGGCTCAGACCTACGGCAGCCATCCCGACCTGACGACGGCGCTCATCCACACTGAGGTCCGCAGCGACTCCGCTCCCTGCTTCCATGAGAGCGACCGCGAGGCCTTCCGCAAGTTCGCCGGGTATGACATCCCGGCGGAGGCGGGCAACCGCTGGGGCGTCAAGTACACCGACCTCAAGGACTTCCCGGCGGACCGCGTCATCCCCGACGACTACCCGCTCTACGTCTACTACAAGTGGCTGTGGAAGCAGGGAGACGGATGGAACGACCTGCACACGGCCGTTGATGCCGGGCTCAAGTCGACCGGCCGCAAGGACCTGTGGACCTTCCACGACCCCGCCGTGAGGGTCCAGTCCGTCTACGGGAGCGGCGGCAACGTCGATGTGCTGTCCCACTGGACGTACTCCTATCCCGACCCGATCCGCATCGGTCTGTGCACCGACGAGCTGTTCTGCATGGCCCAGGGCGCCTCGCGGCCCGACCAGCAGGTCATGAAGATGACCCAGATCATCTGGTACCGCGCGCAGACCGCACCGGAACCGGGCGAGCAGGCACAGGCGCAGACCGCCACCTTCAACGACCAGGACACGAGGCCGACGGGGACGGGACGAGTGGATGCCCAGGGACGTTACCAGGCCTCCTGGGAGCGCGAGATCCCGGACGCCCGGTTCATCACGATCGCGCCGATGCACCTGCGCGAGGCCTTCTGGACCAAGATGGCACGACCAATCCAGGGCATCATGTACCACGGGTGGCAGTCCCTGGTGCCGGTCGAGGGCAGCACCAGCTCGTACTGCTACACCCATCCAGAGACCAAGAACGAGCTGCGGCGGCTGGTTAGGTCGGTCGTCGAGCCCCTCGGTCCGGCGCTGATGCAGGTCCCCGATCGCCCCAGCGATGTCGCCTTCCTGGAGAGCTTCGCCTCCCAGAACTTCGCCCAGCGTGGCACCTATGGCTGGAATGGCGGCTGGGCCGGTGACGCCTACCTGATCCTCATGTACGCCCAACTGCAACCGAAGATCGTCTACGACGAGACCGTGCAGAAGGAAGGCCTGGACGGCTACAAGGTCCTCGTGGCAGTGGACTGCGATGTCCTGACCCGCTCAGTGGTCGACAAGATCAAGGCCTTCCAGGCTCGCGGCGGCCTCCTCCTCGGCGACGAGAACCTGTGCCCGGCGCTGAAGCCCGACCTCCTGCTGCCGCGTCACGACCGCCCGAAGGAGGCCGACAAGGGTCGTGGCCTCAACCTGCAAGCGGCCGCCGATCTGCGCAAGGCTCTCGACGCACGCTACAGCCGCCATGCCGATTCCTCGGCCCCGGACGTCATCACTCGCGTCCGGCAGTACGGCGCGACGGACTACCTGTTCGCAGTGAACGACCTGCGTGAGTTCGGCGACTACGTGGGCCACCACGGTCTCGTGATGGAGAACGGTCTGCCGACTTCGAGCACGCTGACCCTGGCTCGGGGCGGCCATGTGTACGACCTGCTGGCCCGACGCGAAATCACGGCGCGCCTCGCAGAGGGGAACCTGACCATCGCCGCTGACTTCGGTCCTTGTGAGGGCCGCGTGTACATGGTCACCTCGCAGGCGCTGTCGGCAGTCAGCGTCGAGGCACCTGCAGAGGCCAAGCCCGGCGACGAGGTCACCTTCAAGGCAGCGGTTCTCGGCGAGGACGGCAAGCCCCTCGACGCCGTGGTGCCGGTCAGACTCGACATCCTCGACCCGCACGGCAGGGCAGCGGAATTCAGCGGTTACTACGGGGCGAAGGACGGTCAGGTGCAGGTGACCGCCAGGCTCGCCCCCAACGATGTGCCCGGCCTGTGGCGGATACACGTCGAAGAGCTCGCCTCCGGCCTTACCAGGGACGCTTACATGAGGGTGAGCCGGTAG
- the rpsO gene encoding 30S ribosomal protein S15: MSLAKDDKAAIIEKYRAHESDTGSAEVQIALLTGRIEYLTKHLQEHRKDHHSRRGLLKMVGQRRRLLNYLRNTNIEKYRALIADLGIRR, encoded by the coding sequence ATGTCGTTGGCCAAGGACGATAAGGCCGCGATCATTGAGAAGTACAGGGCGCACGAGTCGGACACGGGGTCGGCGGAGGTGCAGATTGCTCTCCTCACCGGGCGCATCGAGTACCTCACCAAGCACCTGCAGGAACACCGCAAAGACCACCACTCCCGCCGTGGGCTGCTCAAGATGGTCGGGCAGCGCAGAAGGCTCCTCAACTATCTGCGCAACACCAACATCGAGAAGTACCGGGCGCTCATCGCCGATCTCGGCATCCGCCGCTAA
- the rhaI gene encoding L-rhamnose isomerase, translating into MSYNLKDAYRLLCDQLADRKVDVEAVKACLKAQVIETPSWAYADGGTRFKVFKQAGAAVSIQEKLQDAAEVHKLTGVCPRVAVHVLWDFVDADPLEAKAYAESLGVKIGAINPTLFEQDEYKLGSACHPCPKVRQKTIQHMLDSVEIGKQVGSDFLSLWFGDGTNYPGMDDFLERKHRMEEALQTVYKAMPANMVMGIEYKMFEPAFYHTDIADWGMACKFGEKCGPNAKVLVDLGHHARATNIEHIVAFLIDEGRLAGFHFNNARYADDDLTFGSVNPYEGFLIYNELVKAEAKDPNLHIAYMIDQSHNVKPKIEAMIQTVESIQFTYAKALCIDRKALAEAQRNGDIVGAENVMQQAFFLDVRPLVHVVREEMGVPTEPLKAYRESGYQQKIESERGIRSGGGGLG; encoded by the coding sequence ATGTCCTACAACCTCAAAGACGCCTACAGACTGCTGTGTGACCAGCTCGCCGACCGCAAGGTCGATGTGGAGGCTGTGAAGGCATGCCTCAAGGCCCAGGTGATCGAGACGCCGAGTTGGGCCTACGCTGACGGCGGGACGCGGTTCAAGGTCTTCAAGCAGGCCGGAGCTGCCGTCTCCATCCAGGAGAAGCTGCAGGATGCCGCCGAAGTGCACAAGCTCACCGGCGTATGCCCGCGGGTGGCCGTGCATGTGCTATGGGACTTCGTCGATGCTGATCCGCTGGAGGCCAAGGCCTACGCCGAGTCCCTGGGCGTCAAGATCGGTGCGATCAACCCGACGCTGTTCGAGCAGGACGAGTACAAGCTGGGGTCGGCCTGCCACCCGTGCCCGAAGGTGCGGCAGAAGACCATCCAGCACATGCTCGACTCCGTGGAGATCGGCAAGCAGGTCGGGTCCGACTTCCTGAGCCTGTGGTTCGGCGACGGGACCAACTACCCCGGCATGGACGACTTCCTGGAGCGCAAGCACCGGATGGAGGAGGCCCTGCAGACCGTGTACAAGGCGATGCCCGCGAACATGGTCATGGGCATCGAGTACAAGATGTTCGAGCCCGCCTTCTACCACACGGATATCGCCGACTGGGGAATGGCCTGCAAGTTCGGCGAGAAGTGCGGACCGAACGCCAAGGTGCTCGTGGACCTGGGGCACCACGCCCGGGCCACCAACATCGAGCACATCGTCGCCTTCCTGATCGATGAGGGACGCCTCGCAGGCTTCCACTTCAACAACGCCCGCTACGCGGACGACGACCTGACCTTCGGGTCGGTCAATCCCTACGAGGGCTTCCTGATCTACAACGAGCTGGTGAAGGCCGAGGCGAAGGACCCCAACCTGCACATCGCCTACATGATCGACCAGAGCCATAACGTGAAGCCCAAGATCGAGGCCATGATCCAGACGGTCGAGAGCATCCAGTTCACCTACGCCAAGGCCCTCTGCATCGACCGCAAGGCCCTTGCCGAGGCTCAGCGGAATGGCGACATCGTCGGGGCAGAGAACGTCATGCAGCAGGCCTTCTTCCTGGACGTGCGGCCGCTGGTGCATGTCGTCCGCGAGGAGATGGGTGTGCCGACCGAGCCGCTCAAGGCCTACCGCGAGAGCGGGTACCAGCAGAAGATCGAGAGCGAACGCGGCATTCGCAGTGGTGGTGGCGGTCTGGGGTAG